One genomic window of Mercenaria mercenaria strain notata chromosome 2, MADL_Memer_1, whole genome shotgun sequence includes the following:
- the LOC123562780 gene encoding uncharacterized protein LOC123562780: MKSGNTYVLRSELFTLHNALHRVYFCLEFTEVTSSSLMYYHMTKENPQAYNERLKAYPSISSVTLLDLCDDTPDTTSWEMLVKQGSTLDAATDCPNGIRGVYNYTMTLASTTTCGLGNSSLDVCTDTVAPTVNMSLCNTPVAYSADGLLQCVYSEAIDSYTYTLILNLDNATDEMTTYRFTCLVSGILGDYTYVSQYPQICHSSQTPTSVPAGGGTLVMLPSRTCPSSASGLWNDYTAIPLLLLVKFVLFML, encoded by the exons ATGAAATCTGGCAACACCTATGTTCTAAG ATCCGAACTGTTCACTCTTCACAATGCTCTTCACAGAGTGTACTTTTGTTTGGAATTCACGGAAGTGACATCATCTTCGTTGATGTACTACCATATGACAA AGGAGAACCCGCAAGCTTACAACGAGCGTCTGAAAGCGTACCCCTCCATATCGTCTGTGACTCTGCTGGACTTGTGTGACGATACTCCGGACACCACTTCTTGGGAGATGCTGGTCAAACAAG GCTCCACCTTGGACGCTGCGACAGATTGTCCGAACGGTATACGTGGCGTGTATAACTACACGATGACCCTTGCGTCCACTACGACTTGTGGTCTTGGTAACAGCAGTCTGGACGTGTGCACGGACACGGTGGCCCCTACCGTCAATATGTCACTCTGCAATACACCAGTGGCATACTCGG CTGATGGTTTGTTGCAGTGTGTCTACAGTGAGGCAATTGACTCGTACACGTACACCCTGATTCTAAACCTCGACAACGCTACAGACGAGATGACTACATACAGGTTCACGTGCTTG GTGTCTGGAATATTGGGAGATTACACGTACGTGTCTCAGTACCCGCAGATATGTCATTCCTCTCAGACGCCGACGTCTGTCCCCGCCGGCGGGGGAACTCTTGTCATGCTACCATCAA GAACTTGCCCG AGTAGTGCATCTGGACTATGGAACGACTACACCGCGATACCTCTGCTGTTGCTCGTCAAGTTTGTACTGTTCATGTTGTGA
- the LOC123564070 gene encoding autocrine proliferation repressor protein A-like — protein MRTVVLVLLAVQLFISRGSGTPLDDYVNKPDPTYNYEIIDTFQGPGYTLYTINMTSQTWKPDLQSQPIWWHYLSVTVPDKLDLQNAGFLFIDGGSNTNSPPKPTDTFVELTTIVAVTTNSVGANLKMVPNQPIVFKADPTQKRRTEDAIIAWTWKTFVDQKGADPEILLRMPMTKAGVRALDTMNDLTQKKKGTTVDRFLVAGASKRGWTTWTVGAVDKRVVAIAPIVMDLLNMQTNLHHYYRALGGWTFAFDDYYNLNFTQDLDSPYIKQMASIIDPLSYNDRYANKPKLITSTGGDEFFMIDDAKYYFNDLKGPKYLRMVPNAEHSLAGHEIGLLFGIRAFYLSVMRNKPLPEISWNLNTTSTGGKITLMSATTPLTVHCYHATTLDGKRKDFRLLRGTPGDPGKPQIHPVLWGQQYVPQTSSTTWEVEFKNPEVGWTAFFIQVTFQGLEDSVLEFTTQTLIIPNTDPFPDCHGEQCRGTLV, from the exons ATGAGGACGGTTGTACTGGTGTTGCTCGCGGTACAATTGTTTATATCCCGGGGGTCGGGCACGCCCCTAGATGACTACGTTAACAAGCCGGATCCTACATATAACTATGAGATTATAGACACTTTTCAAGGACCAGGGTATACATTATACACCATCAACATGACATCTCAAACATGGAAACCAG ATTTACAAAGCCAACCGATTTGGTGGCACTATCTGTCTGTTACTGTCCCAGACAAATTGGATTTACAGAACGCTGGGTTTCTCTTCATTGATGGAGGCTCCAATACGAACAG TCCACCGAAGCCGACGGACACATTTGTGGAACTAACAACAATTGTTGCTGTGACAACCAACTCTGTTGGTGCGAATCTCAAAATGGTGCCGAATCAACCAATTGTTTTCAAG GCTGACCCAACTCAGAAGAGGAGAACAGAGGACGCCATAATTGCCTGGACATGGAAAACGTTCGTAGATCAGAAAGGGGCAGATCCGGAAATACTCCTCCGAATGCCGATGACTAAG GCTGGTGTACGTGCATTAGACACAATGAATGATTTAACACAAAAGAAAAAGGGAACAACTGTAGACAGGTTCCTTGTTGCAGGGGCATCTAAG CGAGGTTGGACGACTTGGACTGTCGGTGCTGTGGACAAGAGAGTGGTCGCTATAGCACCCATCGTCATGGACCTGTTGAACATGCAGACC aaTCTCCACCATTATTACCGAGCTCTTGGTGGCTGGACTTTTGCCTTCGATGACTACTACAATCTGAATTTTACACAAGACCTTGACAGCCCTTACATCAAACAGATGGCATCCATCATTGACCCTCTGT CTTACAATGACCGGTACGCGAACAAGCCTAAGTTGATAACAAGTACCGGAGGGGACGAGTTTTTCATGATAGACGACGCGAAATATTATTTCAATGATCTGAAAGGACCAAAGTACCTCAG GATGGTACCAAACGCCGAACATAGTCTTGCCGGCCATGAGATCGGTCTGTTATTTGGCATCCGTGCGTTTTACCTGTCTGTCATGAGG AACAAACCTCTACCGGAAATCAGCTGGAATTTAAATACT ACGTCAACGGGCGGGAAGATAACATTAATGTCTGCGACCACTCCGCTGACTGTCCACTGCTACCATGCCACTACGCTCGATGGAAAAAG AAAAGATTTTCGTCTGCTTAGAGGAACGCCAGGCGATCCCGGTAAACCCCAAATACATCCGGTTCTATGGGGTCAGCAGTACGTTCCCCAAACG AGTTCCACGACATGGGAAGTTGAGTTCAAAAATCCGGAGGTGGGATGGACAGCGTTCTTTATCCAA GTAACATTCCAAGGTTTAGAAGATTCTGTACTAGAGTTTACAACCCAGACACTGATCATCCCGAATACAGACCCGTTCCCAGACTGCCACGGTGAACAATGCAGGGGAACTCTCGTGTAG